A window of the Bacteroides thetaiotaomicron VPI-5482 genome harbors these coding sequences:
- a CDS encoding GH92 family glycosyl hydrolase, translating to MKTHFSFKHLLFIGGAVLYSMQISAVKNPVDYVSTLVGTQSKFELSTGNTYPATALPWGMNFWTPQTGKMGDGWAYTYNADKIRGFKQTHQPSPWMNDYGQFSIMPITGGLVFDQDQRASWFSHKAEVAKPYYYKVYLADHDVTTELVPTERAAMFRFTYPETKNAYVVIDAFDKGSYVKVIPEENKIIGYSTKNSGGVPENFKNYFVIQFDKPFTFTSGVKENNILPNETEVQGNHTGAIIGFATQKGEIVHARVASSFISYEQAELNLKELGKDSFDQLVTKGKDIWNREMSKVDVEDDNIDNLRTFYSCLYRSMLFPRSFYEIDAKGQVVHYSPYNGKVLPGYMFTDTGFWDTFRCLFPFLNLMYPSMNQKMQEGLVNAYLESGFLPEWASPGHRDCMVGNNSASVVADAYIKGLRGYDIETLWEALKHDANAHLRGTASGRLAYDAYNKLGYVPNNIGIGQNVARTLEYAYNDWTIYTLGKKLGKPASEIDIFKQRALNYKNVYHPKRKLMVGKDDKGVFNPKFDAVDWSGEFCEGNSWHWSFCVFHDPQGLIDLMGGKKEFNNMMDSVFVIPGKQGMESRGMIHEMREMQVMNMGQYAHGNQPIQHMVYLYNYSGEPWKAQHWVREIMDKLYTAGPDGYCGDEDNGQTSAWYVFSALGFYPVCPGTDQYILGTPLFKSAKLHLENGKTVTIKASNNNTDNRYVKDMKVNGKAFTRNYLTHDQLLKGANIQYQMSPTPNKQRGTTEKDIPYSLSFE from the coding sequence ATGAAAACACATTTTTCATTTAAACACCTGTTATTTATTGGAGGTGCGGTGTTGTACAGCATGCAAATTTCTGCCGTCAAGAATCCGGTAGACTATGTCAGCACGCTGGTAGGAACGCAGTCCAAGTTTGAGTTATCGACCGGAAATACCTATCCGGCTACGGCACTGCCGTGGGGAATGAACTTCTGGACACCGCAAACCGGTAAAATGGGCGACGGTTGGGCATATACCTACAATGCCGACAAAATCCGGGGCTTCAAACAAACACATCAACCCAGCCCGTGGATGAACGACTACGGTCAGTTTTCCATCATGCCGATCACAGGCGGACTGGTATTCGACCAGGACCAACGTGCCAGCTGGTTCTCGCACAAGGCGGAGGTTGCCAAACCTTATTATTATAAGGTATATCTCGCAGACCACGACGTTACTACGGAACTCGTTCCGACGGAGCGTGCCGCTATGTTCCGTTTCACGTATCCGGAAACCAAGAACGCTTATGTCGTTATCGACGCATTCGACAAAGGCTCTTATGTAAAGGTGATTCCGGAAGAAAACAAGATCATCGGTTATTCTACCAAGAACAGCGGCGGAGTGCCGGAGAACTTCAAGAATTATTTTGTCATCCAGTTCGACAAGCCGTTTACCTTTACTTCCGGCGTGAAAGAGAACAACATTCTCCCGAACGAAACAGAAGTTCAGGGCAACCATACCGGAGCGATCATCGGATTCGCTACCCAGAAAGGGGAGATCGTTCACGCACGTGTAGCTTCTTCTTTTATCAGTTATGAGCAGGCGGAACTGAATCTCAAAGAATTGGGCAAGGATAGTTTCGACCAGCTGGTCACTAAAGGAAAAGACATCTGGAACCGTGAAATGAGCAAAGTAGATGTGGAAGACGATAATATCGACAATCTGCGCACTTTCTATTCCTGCCTCTATCGTTCGATGCTGTTCCCACGCAGCTTTTATGAAATAGACGCCAAAGGACAGGTCGTACACTACAGCCCTTACAACGGAAAAGTGCTACCGGGCTATATGTTTACGGATACCGGCTTCTGGGATACGTTCCGCTGTCTGTTCCCATTCTTGAACCTGATGTATCCGTCCATGAATCAGAAGATGCAGGAAGGACTGGTCAATGCGTACCTTGAAAGCGGATTCCTTCCGGAATGGGCAAGTCCCGGACACCGTGACTGTATGGTCGGCAACAACTCCGCTTCCGTAGTAGCCGACGCCTATATCAAAGGACTGCGCGGATATGACATCGAAACACTTTGGGAAGCATTGAAACATGACGCAAACGCCCATCTCCGCGGCACAGCTTCGGGCCGCCTTGCATACGACGCCTACAACAAACTGGGTTATGTCCCCAACAATATCGGTATAGGACAGAATGTTGCCCGTACGCTGGAATATGCGTACAACGACTGGACCATCTACACGCTAGGCAAGAAACTGGGCAAACCGGCAAGCGAAATCGACATCTTCAAACAACGTGCACTCAACTACAAGAACGTCTACCACCCGAAACGCAAACTGATGGTAGGCAAAGACGACAAAGGTGTGTTCAACCCCAAATTTGATGCAGTAGACTGGAGCGGCGAGTTCTGCGAAGGTAACAGCTGGCACTGGAGTTTCTGCGTATTCCATGATCCGCAAGGACTGATCGACCTGATGGGAGGCAAGAAAGAATTCAACAACATGATGGATTCCGTCTTTGTCATTCCGGGCAAACAGGGTATGGAAAGCCGTGGCATGATCCACGAAATGCGTGAAATGCAGGTAATGAACATGGGACAGTACGCTCACGGCAACCAGCCTATCCAGCACATGGTTTATCTTTACAACTATTCGGGAGAACCGTGGAAGGCCCAGCATTGGGTTCGTGAAATCATGGACAAGCTCTACACGGCAGGCCCCGACGGATATTGCGGTGACGAAGACAACGGTCAGACTTCTGCCTGGTATGTCTTCTCGGCTTTAGGATTCTACCCCGTTTGTCCGGGAACAGATCAGTACATTCTGGGAACTCCCCTTTTCAAGTCAGCCAAGCTGCATCTGGAAAATGGAAAAAC
- a CDS encoding hybrid sensor histidine kinase/response regulator transcription factor: MKKHCILLFFCCLNLLMNTAGAYNLKQVADKEYMSNSSITSLCQDDKGLMWIGTCDGLNIYDGQEIEEFKTRDKEDYLSGNQIDNIIYTGNDTYWFQTYYSLIRLDRKTNSITRFNEFQKLFLMNKDNHSTLFIIKDTNCIYYFHKKEGIFKKINVTGIPISDVITFFFDKNNRMWVMMKGYNRCYDLQQDPLTENITLVSQKSGLDHHTPLICSFYDDAAVYYVDKEYNLYAFHIESKKNEFIANLGANIQAHDKISSIVKYHDSFFVGLMMDGVLTLEKQKGSGEYQIQTLPINSGTFSLIKDRFQDVVWIGTDGQGVYLYSNPLYSIKSVVLNNYTEKIERPVRALLLDKERTFWIGTKGNGILKIFDYEVQKNISDCRSEILTTSNSGLGSNAVYCIRESNRNLLWIGDEEGLNFYSYRERRIKKLPLWIDNEEFKYIHDIYETEDSELWLASVGMGVVRARIGGTPDHPVLEKLQRYVVNGGEFGSNYFFTICKGDSLNLLFGNMGYGVYRFNETINGLEPLTTHKYENMNLNKVVPIIKDDADNYLIGTTYGVIKYASENSYQLFNAKDGFLNSTIHAILRHSSDNFWLSTNQGLINFDTKRNVFRSYGFGDGLKVVEFSDGASYRDPQTGILFFGGINGFVAIQADGRPEQLYMPPIYFDKLSIFGEQYNLGEFITRKKENEVLNLKYDQNFFAVSFTSVDYLNGNNCTYSYKLKGLSDQWINNGKESSVSFTNMAPGEYTLLVKYYNSVFDKESEVYSLLIRIGDPWYASWWAYLIYSLCLLMIAAMLVRSFILRTKRKKQELLNEIEKRHQKNVFESKLRFFTNIAHEFCTPLTLIYGPCGRILSSKGLSKFVVDYVQMIQTNAERLNNLIHELIEFRRIETGNREVRIEALNVSSLMKNTAKTFVDMAKSRNITFLSKIPEQVSWNSDKGFLNTIIINLISNAFKYTPDGKSIKIEVDTNDENLLVLRVANEGSTIKEEDFQYVFNRYAILDSFENQDEKNFSRNGLGLAISYNMAKLLNGTLKVENTPDGWVLFTLSLPPLEVTTGVSSSKRITSEYIPKIESQLVLKLPHYEFDKMRPTLLVIDDELEMLWFIGEIFSNDFNVVTLQEPERVEQVLNEVYPNVIICDIMMPGVGGIELTKRIKSVKETSHIPIIMVSGRHEMEQQMAALSAGAEMYITKPFNAEYLRISVCQMLERKEVLKDYFSSAISSFEKTDGKLTHKESKKFQQSVLKIINDHIQEKELTPRFIADHLAISVRSLYRKMEEMGEESPTIMIKECRLYVAKDLLLKTKKTIDEIVFEAGFSNKVTFFKVFREKYGCTPKEFRTKHLEEVQ, from the coding sequence ATGAAAAAACATTGTATTTTACTTTTCTTCTGCTGCCTTAATCTGCTGATGAATACAGCCGGTGCCTATAATCTGAAGCAGGTTGCTGACAAAGAATATATGTCCAACAGCTCTATTACTTCTCTGTGCCAGGACGACAAAGGACTGATGTGGATCGGCACTTGTGACGGACTCAATATCTATGACGGTCAGGAGATCGAAGAGTTTAAGACCCGTGACAAGGAGGATTACTTATCCGGCAATCAAATTGATAATATTATCTATACCGGCAACGATACTTATTGGTTCCAGACCTATTATAGCCTGATTCGTCTGGACCGTAAAACGAACTCCATTACACGCTTTAATGAGTTTCAGAAACTCTTCTTGATGAATAAGGATAATCATAGCACCTTGTTTATCATTAAAGACACCAACTGCATCTATTATTTTCATAAGAAGGAAGGCATCTTTAAGAAAATCAATGTGACTGGTATCCCGATATCGGATGTCATTACTTTCTTCTTTGATAAAAATAACCGTATGTGGGTGATGATGAAAGGGTATAACCGGTGTTATGACCTGCAACAGGACCCTCTGACGGAGAATATCACTTTAGTATCGCAGAAAAGCGGTTTGGATCATCACACGCCATTGATTTGTAGCTTTTACGATGACGCCGCCGTTTACTATGTGGATAAAGAATACAATCTCTATGCCTTTCATATTGAGAGTAAAAAGAATGAATTTATAGCTAACCTGGGAGCGAACATACAGGCGCATGACAAGATTTCCTCCATTGTTAAATATCATGATAGCTTTTTTGTCGGCTTAATGATGGACGGTGTTCTGACGTTGGAAAAACAAAAGGGCAGCGGTGAATATCAGATTCAGACCTTACCTATAAATAGCGGAACATTCAGCCTGATAAAAGACCGCTTTCAGGATGTTGTCTGGATTGGTACGGATGGGCAGGGCGTTTATCTTTACTCAAATCCTCTTTATTCTATAAAATCGGTGGTACTGAATAACTATACCGAAAAGATAGAACGGCCCGTGCGTGCTTTGCTGCTTGACAAGGAGCGTACTTTTTGGATCGGTACCAAAGGGAATGGAATACTTAAAATTTTTGATTATGAGGTACAAAAGAATATCTCGGACTGCCGCTCGGAGATACTGACAACATCGAACAGTGGTTTAGGCAGTAATGCGGTCTACTGTATCAGAGAAAGTAACCGTAACTTGCTATGGATCGGTGATGAAGAAGGACTGAACTTTTATTCGTATCGTGAACGCCGTATCAAGAAACTTCCTCTCTGGATTGATAATGAGGAATTCAAATACATACATGATATTTATGAAACGGAGGACTCGGAATTGTGGCTGGCCAGTGTGGGGATGGGAGTAGTCAGAGCGCGTATCGGAGGTACACCGGATCATCCGGTTCTTGAAAAGTTACAACGATATGTGGTCAATGGCGGAGAATTCGGCTCTAATTACTTCTTTACGATCTGCAAGGGGGACAGTCTGAACCTGTTGTTCGGCAATATGGGATACGGGGTATACCGCTTCAATGAAACGATCAACGGATTGGAACCGCTGACCACTCATAAGTATGAGAATATGAACTTGAACAAGGTAGTACCTATTATAAAAGATGATGCGGACAATTATTTGATCGGTACTACTTATGGAGTCATCAAGTATGCCTCAGAAAACTCTTATCAACTGTTTAATGCGAAAGACGGTTTTCTGAACAGTACTATTCATGCCATTCTGAGGCATTCGTCCGATAACTTCTGGCTGAGTACGAATCAGGGATTGATTAATTTTGATACCAAAAGAAATGTATTCCGCTCTTACGGCTTTGGCGACGGGCTTAAAGTCGTCGAATTTAGTGACGGAGCTTCCTACAGAGACCCGCAAACGGGTATACTGTTTTTTGGAGGAATCAACGGCTTTGTAGCTATTCAGGCAGACGGACGTCCCGAACAGCTTTATATGCCTCCCATCTACTTTGACAAACTCTCTATCTTTGGAGAACAATACAATCTTGGAGAGTTTATCACCCGTAAAAAAGAGAATGAAGTACTGAATTTGAAATACGACCAGAACTTCTTTGCCGTTTCATTCACCTCTGTCGATTATCTGAACGGAAATAACTGCACCTATTCTTATAAACTGAAAGGATTGAGTGACCAGTGGATTAATAATGGTAAAGAAAGTTCTGTCTCTTTCACGAACATGGCTCCCGGTGAGTATACGTTATTGGTGAAGTACTACAATAGTGTATTCGATAAAGAAAGTGAAGTCTATTCTTTGTTGATACGGATCGGTGACCCGTGGTACGCCTCTTGGTGGGCATATCTCATTTATTCTTTATGTCTGCTTATGATAGCCGCCATGCTGGTACGTTCGTTTATTCTCCGCACCAAACGGAAAAAGCAGGAACTGCTGAATGAAATAGAGAAACGCCATCAAAAGAATGTATTTGAGTCGAAACTTCGTTTCTTCACTAATATAGCTCACGAGTTCTGTACCCCGTTGACTCTTATCTACGGTCCTTGCGGACGTATCCTTTCATCAAAAGGACTCAGTAAATTCGTAGTCGATTATGTTCAGATGATTCAGACGAACGCGGAACGTTTGAATAACCTGATTCATGAACTGATCGAATTCCGTCGTATCGAAACCGGAAACCGGGAAGTGAGGATCGAAGCCCTGAATGTATCTTCCTTAATGAAAAATACGGCCAAGACCTTTGTCGATATGGCTAAATCCCGGAATATCACGTTCCTGAGCAAGATACCCGAGCAAGTTTCCTGGAACTCAGACAAAGGTTTTCTGAATACTATTATTATCAATCTGATATCCAATGCCTTCAAGTATACTCCGGATGGGAAAAGTATCAAAATAGAAGTGGATACCAACGATGAAAACCTGCTGGTTCTCCGGGTGGCCAATGAAGGAAGTACGATTAAAGAAGAAGACTTTCAATATGTTTTCAACCGTTATGCTATCCTGGATAGCTTTGAAAACCAGGATGAAAAGAACTTCTCCCGTAATGGGCTGGGACTTGCCATTTCCTACAATATGGCGAAATTGCTGAATGGTACGCTGAAGGTGGAAAATACGCCTGACGGCTGGGTATTGTTTACTTTGTCATTGCCTCCGCTGGAAGTGACTACCGGCGTATCGTCTTCTAAACGAATCACTTCGGAATACATTCCAAAAATAGAGTCGCAACTGGTGCTGAAACTTCCTCACTATGAATTTGACAAGATGCGGCCTACATTGCTGGTGATTGATGATGAACTGGAAATGTTGTGGTTCATCGGGGAAATCTTCTCTAACGATTTTAATGTGGTCACCCTGCAGGAGCCGGAACGGGTGGAGCAGGTATTGAATGAAGTTTATCCGAATGTGATCATTTGCGATATCATGATGCCGGGAGTTGGCGGTATCGAATTGACGAAACGGATTAAGTCGGTGAAGGAAACGTCACATATACCTATTATTATGGTTTCCGGCCGGCATGAAATGGAACAGCAGATGGCTGCACTTTCTGCAGGAGCCGAGATGTATATCACCAAACCGTTTAATGCCGAATATCTCCGTATCTCTGTTTGTCAGATGTTGGAACGTAAGGAAGTACTGAAGGATTATTTCAGTTCAGCAATCAGCTCTTTTGAAAAGACAGATGGTAAACTGACACATAAGGAATCGAAAAAGTTCCAGCAATCTGTTCTGAAGATTATCAATGACCACATTCAGGAGAAGGAACTGACTCCCCGTTTCATAGCCGATCATTTGGCTATCAGCGTTCGCAGCCTTTACCGGAAAATGGAGGAGATGGGGGAAGAAAGTCCTACGATTATGATTAAGGAGTGTCGTTTGTATGTAGCGAAAGATTTGCTGCTGAAAACGAAAAAGACGATTGATGAAATTGTATTCGAAGCCGGATTCTCTAATAAGGTCACTTTCTTTAAAGTATTTCGTGAAAAGTACGGATGCACGCCAAAAGAATTCCGGACCAAACACTTGGAAGAAGTACAATAA
- a CDS encoding IPT/TIG domain-containing protein, with amino-acid sequence MKSNLFMKRKLEIGLSLLIGTSVFGGCNNDLAPIRQSQTFPPNLNAPTVFESFSPDSGGVKTQLIIRGQNFGTDTAYLKVTVNNKRAAIVGVADDVIYAIVPARADTGYVRLFVGKDDNVEEYASQTKFIYQFKRNVTTLMGRQGQSGRDDGPYAECKLQRPWFALADKDGALFFIDEGRGQNKNGALRRAQEGWVETLVQNSSGPFQSPTCLAFNPKQDTLYISNMSYGSDIKTSFNILYVTREGGFMDVKGLCKFEKAETQGLAVHPQTGEIFFCNKSGGYIYRFNGPDYEDYEPLFQINRADKIDTRMVFNPEGTALFVVVCNRHCIYKVPYNALTHTFGEPELFAGGWDESGYVNGSGVTARFDNPRQPAFDQDGNMFVPEYGRHTIRKITPTGEVSLYAGLPGQAGFTDGLPEKARFNKPECVTVYLDNSLYVADRDNHLIRRVTVE; translated from the coding sequence ATGAAATCTAATTTATTTATGAAGCGAAAGCTTGAAATCGGACTATCTTTATTAATTGGAACGTCCGTTTTTGGAGGATGCAATAATGACTTGGCTCCGATACGCCAAAGTCAGACTTTTCCTCCCAATTTGAATGCACCAACTGTTTTTGAGAGTTTCTCTCCTGATAGTGGTGGCGTAAAGACTCAATTAATTATTCGTGGACAGAATTTTGGTACGGATACTGCCTATCTGAAAGTGACTGTTAATAATAAGCGTGCTGCTATTGTAGGAGTAGCGGATGATGTAATTTACGCTATTGTTCCTGCGCGTGCTGATACTGGTTATGTTCGTTTATTTGTGGGCAAAGATGATAATGTCGAAGAATATGCTTCCCAAACAAAATTTATTTATCAGTTTAAACGTAATGTAACAACTTTGATGGGTAGACAAGGGCAAAGTGGGCGTGATGACGGACCATATGCTGAATGTAAACTACAACGTCCTTGGTTTGCTTTGGCGGATAAAGATGGTGCCTTGTTTTTTATTGATGAGGGGCGTGGACAAAATAAAAATGGTGCTTTGCGCCGTGCTCAGGAAGGCTGGGTGGAAACTTTGGTGCAAAATTCGAGTGGTCCATTCCAAAGTCCTACCTGTCTTGCGTTTAATCCCAAGCAGGACACTCTTTATATTTCTAATATGTCCTACGGAAGTGATATAAAAACTAGTTTTAACATACTATATGTAACACGTGAAGGTGGTTTTATGGATGTGAAAGGGCTATGTAAGTTTGAAAAAGCAGAAACGCAAGGTTTAGCTGTGCATCCACAGACTGGTGAAATTTTCTTTTGTAATAAATCTGGTGGATATATTTATCGCTTTAATGGTCCCGATTATGAGGATTATGAACCATTATTCCAAATAAACAGAGCAGATAAAATAGATACTCGTATGGTTTTTAATCCCGAAGGTACGGCTTTATTCGTGGTAGTTTGTAACAGACATTGTATCTATAAAGTTCCTTATAATGCATTGACTCATACTTTTGGTGAGCCTGAACTATTCGCAGGTGGCTGGGATGAATCCGGTTATGTCAATGGTAGTGGGGTGACTGCTCGTTTCGATAATCCGAGACAACCTGCTTTTGATCAGGATGGGAATATGTTTGTCCCTGAATATGGACGACATACTATTCGTAAAATTACTCCAACAGGTGAGGTGTCTTTGTATGCTGGATTACCTGGTCAAGCAGGATTTACGGATGGTCTTCCAGAGAAGGCTAGATTTAATAAGCCTGAATGTGTGACAGTTTATTTAGATAATTCACTATATGTAGCCGATAGAGATAACCATCTTATTCGTCGTGTAACAGTGGAATAA
- a CDS encoding SusC/RagA family TonB-linked outer membrane protein, whose translation MKNTQKYFILLLMLILLVPSNIWGQETKKEIIVKGVVEDDLGPIIGASVVAKNQAGVGVITNTEGKFSLKVGPYDVLVVTFVGYQPYELPVLKMNDPNNVTIKLLEDVGKIDEVVITASGLQQKKTLTGAITNVDVKQLNAVGSSSLSNSLAGVVPGIIAMQRSGEPGENTSEFWIRGISTFGAKSGALVLIDGVERNFDEILPQDIESFSVLKDASATAIYGQRGANGVILITTKRGEKGKVKINVKAGFDWNTPVKVPEYASGYDWARLANEARLGRYDSPIYTPEELEIIRSGLDTDLYPNIDWRDLMLKSGAPRYYANISFSGGSDNVRYYVSGQYTSEQGRYKTFSSENKYNTNTTYERYNYRANVDMNITKTTVLKVSVGGWLVNRTTPTRSTGDIWEDFAKFTPLSTPRKWSTGQWPRVDGQDTPEYHMTQRGYHTKWESKVETSVKLEQDLKFITPGLKFEGVFAFDTYNENIIKREKKEEVWEAQKYRDENGKLILKRVVNRSPMNQNKEVRGDKRYYFQASLDYNRLFAHAHRVGVFGMVYQEEKTDVNFDSSDLIGSIPRRNLAYSGRFTYAYKDKYLAEFNWGCTGSENFEHGKQFGFFPAVSAGYVISEEAFMKKALPWIDQFKIRASYGEVGNDVLDGRRFPYVSLIDTDDGGSYSFGEFGTNRVQAYRIRTLGTPNLTWEIAKKYDVGVDFSFFNGKISGALDWFLDKRDDIFMQRKHMPLTTGLADQTPMANVGKMKSYGWEGNIGFTQSIGQVNLQLRANFTYQTTDIIDKDEAANELWYKMDKGFQLNQSRGLIALGLFKDQDEIDRSPKQTSNRPILPGDIKYKDVNGDGVINDDDIVPLGYREVPGLQYGVGLSANWRNWNLSVLFQGTGKCDFFIGGNGPHAFRSERYGNILQAMVDGNRWIPKEISGTTATENPNADWPLLTYGNNDNNNRKSTFWLYERKYLRLRNVEVSYDFPQTWTRKFFVSNLRLGFVGQNLLTWAPFKMWDPEGTREDGSNYPINKTFSCYLQISF comes from the coding sequence ATGAAAAATACACAGAAATATTTCATATTACTTTTGATGTTGATATTACTTGTTCCAAGCAATATATGGGGACAAGAAACAAAAAAGGAAATTATAGTCAAAGGTGTAGTGGAAGATGATTTAGGGCCGATAATTGGTGCGTCAGTCGTTGCTAAAAACCAGGCAGGTGTGGGAGTAATCACAAATACTGAAGGTAAGTTTTCTTTGAAAGTGGGACCTTATGATGTATTGGTAGTGACTTTTGTTGGTTATCAGCCATATGAGCTGCCTGTTCTGAAAATGAATGATCCCAATAATGTAACTATAAAGTTATTGGAAGATGTTGGCAAAATTGATGAAGTGGTAATTACAGCCAGTGGACTTCAACAAAAGAAAACTCTGACTGGGGCAATAACCAATGTTGATGTAAAACAGTTGAATGCTGTAGGAAGTAGTAGTCTTTCTAATTCATTGGCTGGTGTGGTTCCCGGTATTATAGCCATGCAGCGTAGTGGTGAACCGGGTGAAAATACATCTGAATTCTGGATTCGAGGTATTAGTACCTTTGGTGCAAAATCAGGAGCCTTAGTTCTTATCGACGGAGTAGAACGAAATTTTGATGAGATTTTGCCGCAAGACATTGAATCGTTCTCAGTACTGAAAGATGCATCAGCAACTGCAATATATGGTCAGCGCGGTGCAAATGGAGTTATCTTAATTACCACCAAGCGTGGGGAAAAAGGTAAGGTGAAAATTAATGTAAAAGCAGGATTTGACTGGAATACTCCTGTAAAAGTGCCAGAGTATGCAAGTGGTTATGATTGGGCGCGTTTAGCCAATGAGGCTCGGTTAGGACGCTATGATTCCCCGATTTATACTCCTGAAGAATTGGAGATAATTAGATCAGGTTTAGATACTGATTTATATCCTAATATTGATTGGAGGGATTTAATGTTGAAGAGTGGTGCACCTCGCTATTATGCTAATATTAGTTTTTCAGGTGGTAGTGATAATGTACGTTATTATGTCTCTGGACAATATACCAGTGAACAAGGACGTTACAAAACGTTTAGCTCTGAAAATAAGTACAATACCAATACGACTTATGAACGATATAATTATCGTGCTAACGTAGACATGAACATAACTAAGACAACAGTACTGAAAGTTAGTGTAGGTGGATGGTTGGTGAATAGGACTACGCCTACTAGAAGTACTGGTGACATATGGGAGGATTTTGCCAAATTTACTCCTTTGTCTACTCCTCGTAAATGGTCTACAGGACAATGGCCGAGAGTGGATGGGCAAGATACTCCTGAATATCATATGACACAAAGAGGATATCATACGAAATGGGAGAGTAAGGTGGAAACTAGTGTAAAGTTAGAGCAGGATCTTAAGTTTATTACGCCCGGTTTGAAGTTTGAAGGAGTATTTGCTTTTGATACTTATAATGAGAATATAATAAAACGGGAGAAAAAAGAGGAAGTATGGGAAGCCCAAAAATATAGAGATGAAAATGGTAAATTGATTTTGAAAAGAGTGGTCAATAGAAGTCCGATGAATCAAAATAAGGAAGTTAGGGGTGATAAACGATACTATTTTCAGGCGTCATTAGATTATAACCGTTTATTTGCTCATGCACATCGTGTCGGTGTTTTTGGCATGGTATACCAAGAGGAAAAGACGGATGTTAATTTCGACTCCAGTGATTTGATTGGTTCTATTCCTCGTCGTAATTTGGCTTATTCCGGTCGTTTTACTTATGCTTATAAAGATAAATACCTTGCTGAATTTAACTGGGGATGTACTGGTTCAGAGAATTTTGAACATGGAAAACAATTTGGTTTCTTTCCTGCTGTTTCTGCCGGTTATGTAATTTCTGAAGAGGCTTTTATGAAAAAAGCATTGCCATGGATAGATCAATTTAAGATCAGAGCTTCTTATGGTGAGGTAGGTAATGATGTATTGGATGGTCGTCGATTCCCTTATGTGTCTCTTATAGATACTGATGATGGAGGATCATATTCATTTGGGGAATTTGGAACAAATAGAGTGCAAGCCTACCGTATTAGAACTTTGGGGACTCCTAATTTGACTTGGGAGATAGCTAAGAAATATGATGTAGGTGTTGACTTTTCTTTTTTTAATGGGAAAATTAGTGGTGCTTTAGATTGGTTTTTGGATAAACGTGATGACATCTTTATGCAGCGTAAACATATGCCATTGACTACCGGGCTTGCTGATCAGACTCCAATGGCCAATGTCGGAAAGATGAAGTCTTATGGATGGGAAGGAAATATAGGATTTACTCAATCTATTGGTCAGGTGAATCTCCAACTTCGTGCCAACTTTACTTATCAGACTACTGATATCATAGATAAGGATGAAGCAGCCAATGAGTTATGGTATAAAATGGATAAAGGCTTTCAGTTAAATCAATCGCGTGGATTGATTGCTTTAGGATTATTTAAAGATCAAGATGAAATAGACCGTAGTCCGAAACAGACAAGTAACAGACCTATCCTTCCCGGTGATATTAAATACAAAGATGTAAATGGTGATGGAGTTATTAATGATGATGATATTGTGCCTTTAGGATATCGGGAAGTTCCGGGATTACAGTATGGTGTCGGTTTAAGTGCTAATTGGAGAAATTGGAATTTGAGTGTACTTTTCCAAGGAACAGGTAAATGTGATTTCTTTATTGGCGGTAATGGGCCTCATGCTTTCCGTAGTGAACGTTATGGTAATATTTTACAGGCAATGGTCGATGGTAATCGTTGGATACCCAAAGAAATATCAGGCACGACTGCTACTGAAAATCCAAATGCGGATTGGCCGCTTTTGACATATGGCAATAATGATAATAATAATAGAAAATCAACATTTTGGTTGTATGAAAGAAAATATTTGCGATTACGGAATGTTGAAGTCAGCTATGATTTTCCACAAACTTGGACGCGTAAATTTTTTGTAAGTAACTTACGTCTAGGCTTTGTTGGACAAAATTTGTTGACATGGGCTCCTTTTAAAATGTGGGATCCGGAAGGGACTAGAGAGGACGGATCTAACTATCCGATAAATAAAACATTCTCATGTTATCTTCAAATAAGCTTTTAA